Part of the Tribolium castaneum strain GA2 chromosome 4, icTriCast1.1, whole genome shotgun sequence genome is shown below.
AAATTCGCTCGACTAATTTCTAAAgtgttttgaaataaattgtgaCAAAAGTGAACGATACAGGGTGGTTTATAAATCGATCTGTAATTTGAGCGGGAAAACGAGATCGCATCACCTGTGTCAAGAATTCATTTGTTTTACGCTGTTGTTAAAGAAGAAACTCCCACATACTTTGCAAGCCATCTTAAGACAACATTACAGACAGTGTAGACTGGTTAGTCTAGCTTGAGATGTCATGATCTACGTTCAATGGCATTCACCTTTTTACCTTTAGAACTAGCGGCCGGTACAgttaatccaaaaaaaaatgttccaacatTCAGGCTAATACAAAATCacagtcatttaaaaaataaaataaaaaaacaaccatAGATGAAATAATATAGATAGAGGCACGTGAGtcgttacttaacaaaaatttaaaggtaggCCATGAACGCGTCTGTCAACTAAAATTTCTAGGTTAGGTCGTCCTTGAAACGTCAAAATTCCGCCAAAAATGCAGTTTTCACAATCCGCATGCCACAAAAACCACATTTAAATGTCACAGAATTGTTTGGTGCACTCGTTCACTCCAACTTTCGTAAAAGCCGTCGTGTACTATCACAGAACGATATGTAAACACCGACATGTTATCAATTCAAGGTACGCGTTCACAAAACAACCACTTGTAGCTTTGCCGGTTTGGTCACCAACGTTGGCATTTTGCCTGCATGGCGTCTATAGGGTGCAACGTCACGAACCGGGAGGATACGGCATTAAAAAGGCATTTTGTTGCATGCACGACCGTTGGTACGCTTGGTACCGAACATGCCCGAACAGGTTTATCGGACTGGTGGTCTTTGTTGTTCCTTTTCTAGGTTTTTCTAATTGGAACTATCAGTACTATTGTAATAGTTGCATTTCTTCAAAGCAAGTGCATTAAGCAATAATTCCGCTGTAGTTACTTAACTGCGTGACCTTGACTTCAATGGACACCTATTGTTATATacctgttttttatttgttcttaatatttttgtttggtttCATTGCCTCAGACTTAACCATACCGCATATCCGCTACTTTAAACAATTACGTCACTTGTTTCGTCAGGATAATATGTTTATCCTTTTCTTTATTGCATGAGGAAATAGTAAATCGAATTAGAAGTCTAATGCCGTCTGAAGGAATTTGCATATAGTAGAAAGGATAGCTTTGTCCCAATGATTACATAAATGTGGTCACTAAAGAGGTGTAATTATGGTACTTATCACTTTTCTCATGTTAGATAATATTTCGTCATCATGAGAATCTAATTAGAAGTGTAACCACGGCATGAATATACTAAAGGACTTCCAATTTGATAAATTTCCAGTAGGGTAATcgcaaagtgaaaaaaaatcttcaaaaattatgttaaaaattgtacgAGTTTTTCTTTTCAATAAAGATGACTTAAAATGTGGcttttttcctttaaaatttacCAATGTTCTTAAAATGTAACTAATAAGTTAGTAGTGATTGTGTACATAAAAACcgaaaactaaataatttgcattattttgaaacCTATTTTCCTTGAACCTGCTTAAGTAAATTGTACCGCACTATGCTTTTAGTTAGACAACACCCAATACACCAGTTTACAATTAAAACACTCAACTTTTATCTAGCTCCAGTGCAGAGACCAAAAGTGGGGTAAAACACATATTTTTGGGACaaaatctttttgttttccttgcATTACATCCAAGAAATGCTGATCCTTGTTGGATCTGTACAGTTATAAAATAGGACCGATAGAATAGTATACAAATTAAGGagagtattattattatgaactttgagtaaaattaatgaaatatcataacattttgaaaaatccaaaataaaatgcaataagtaataaaaaataagcaatttgaaTGAAAAACAGATACAAGTTGATACAATATCTCTCTCACTACAACGTCTTTTGGTACTGtcggttttgtttttttttcttattttacttttttgtcgTTAGCTCAATTATTTTGTCGTGCTAATTCTagtgaaaaaaagatttataaTTGTCTTGAATTTGgactatttttatatttttatgtgatTTTCTCGTCGTGCCAATAATCTACACATTTCcctttttataatatttataaaaaatacgtaaatcACTACTTTAACTTAACCAAAGTAGCACCTACATATGAAgaagtataataaataatataacagAATAGATAGAAGTTTTGGTAGAGAACatatacgaaaaaaaaaagaaatagtattacagaaaaaaagacgCTCTATTTACGAATGATTTATTtccttttaactttttgtttgattctttaaatttaagtCTAGATTAGTTATTAACTCGACCTATCGTAAGGTCATCTTTACGCCTGTGTTTTATCATCATTGTTAGTTCAAAAGGAACAATgctatttgattaaaaaacttgTGTTGTTTACCTAATTActcatttaaataataaaatacatacGGACACTTCATTTAAATTCGCAGAGCAACTAGTTAAAACAACGCTCTAAAATAATCATCACTAAATTaaacgaaatattttaatatttaattattaattaatttacattgTTTTGCCAGTTTGTTTTAGTTGAACATTAGTCCAACGGTAATTcaacaacaaatatttttgttcaagTAGCAAACTCATGAAATTTGCTAATTAAATCAATATGGTTCACATTAAATTACAACTCCCAAACAATGTATCACATTTTAACGGAAAATGCTTTTGTTGCTGACTTTATCTTAATCAAATATCCCAATAATGCCAACATATTACAATTTATACGTATACCTTAGTTTCGTTTCGGctataaatgtaatttagagGGAACAAACGAGTGGACAAGAGCAATCTGCTGATAAAATCTAGCTTCTCGTTGCGTTTACTCTAAAATAGAGAAATATGGGGACTCGTAACTACCATCGATTGTAATATagctttatttttacttattttaaaaaatcagtagtCGGATCTAGATTTTATATTTAGAAACGTTCGTTCAGGATGAatctattaataaaaaataggtcGCATTTGGTTCCAATGTGTTCCAATAAATttaccataattaaaaaaaaatggttccTAAAAGTCAAATCAAACCCTGACAATATTCAACACATTTTCTCGTCTCGCACGCTATGTATTCTTATGAATCAATAAAAGCCGCGTCAGTGACATATCTGGTGAAATTACTGTTGATTTATCCTTTATGGAAAACAGTTTGGAAGTTTTTCGTGCGAAATATGTTTAAGGCGCGcctaatatattttatttattacgtcGGAGAAGCATTTGAATAAGCCGGTACTATCCTCGTACTTATTAGATCGCTCCAGCTATCAGGCGGATGCACTAGACCTGCCTCAAGTTTTCTCGATATTACTTTTATAGCTCCATAAATTCAAACTAATGGTGATCTTGTTTTAGTGtgttattatcatttatttaactcGAGTACGAGCAGCGAAACTCCGAGTTGTGAAAATATTTGTGTAGAAACAGCCCGAGTAGTAAAAGTTTCCAATGAAAGCATAATAAGGGTGAAGATTGAATTCTGAATACATACATGCGGAAGAATTTCAATTCTCACGCAGGTGCGAATATCACACTGCTTTTTGTTCacttgaaaacgaaaataaattcttttcgTCTCCCCAAATCCGAACACCGCAAGTTTTCCTAAAATACCTATAAATTCTTCCTCTGCATGGAATGGAAGCTTTGGTTATGAAATGAATCGACGATTTGATCGATGTGTGAATTTCCAACCGAGCGAGCTCAAGACAACCAACTATACACACGTCGGAAAATCTTTGAATTAAGCCAAAACGTGTCGAGATTCAAAAAGAAATCACTCACCTGATCGCTGTCGTTGCCTTGCCAGCTGTCGTTTCCCTGCAATCAAGAAAATtcgtaaatattaaaattaagccagCCATCAATTGCAGATTTACGATGTAATATTGAAAATTAAGTCAGGACGTAAATACGCGCTATCAGTCGTGACGTCACCTCCCCACTCTTATTACGGTAGGTCAGTTGCTCAAAGCTAAACAACCAGTCTTTTACATGTGGTGTAATacgtttttcggttttttggttGTGTTTGTGCGTTAATAACGTGTCAAATAGCTGCAGCGGGTGTAATTTGTGCCACTAgagactttaatttaatttagaagtgactttttgtgaaaatacgaactttataaaagaatacagGGAACCACGTTGTCGGTGAGAAAGTGAGTAAGCTTTAATTATACTTTGAGAAACTAttatatttatgcattttagtggcagaaaagcacattgttaagtttcactttattgcgaaattttttggggacggtaatcgctttttagttcggggagaaaatgcttttaccaGCGGTCACGTCACCAAATTTAGGTTTGATGGCACAGTACAACCGATGAGAATTTCTGCAGAAGTTCTACCGAGCAtgaaaaagctaaattatactgtggaggtttgtatttatttaactgttaGACATTTCTTCTACAAAGTGTGTTTTAGATTTCATATGACCTAGAAGAAGGGGTTAAGACGGCACATTGTACCTGCCCAAGGGGCAACGTGGCTTGCCATCATATGGCTGCAGCATTATATTATGCTCATTATAATGTAAGTGCTACTGACATTGAGTGTCAGTGGAGTGCCCcatcaaaaacaacaccacAAACAGAAGTCATTAAGTTAGCTGATGTTTACAAGCCGAAATTATCAAACTATACGGCACTGTCTAGGTCCTCTACTGAGGACGAAATTATTCAGTTCCGTGCCGAAATAGGCGTCACGAATGTGGTGGGCTTCACTTGGCTCCTAAGACCAGAAGCAAGTGAAGaagccagaaaaattattgcagataTCGAAGAAATTCTACAAAGCTTAGAATACGTGCAGGCCATAGACAAACAAAAGTTTCTTTTGGAGAAGTGCAGAATAGATGAGGCACGCATTAAACTGGTTGAGGCGTGCACTCGGGGCCAACATGTTAACGAAAATTGGCATGTAGCAAGGAAACATCGTTTAACGGCCAGCAGGTTTGGCATGGTACTATCTGCTTGCAGTAGACGAAGATTCCCAccctctttatttaaaaatttggcggaAGGCTATTCGCTTGACAGGGTTGCTGCTGTGCAGTGGGGTAAGACCCACGAGAAGACAGCGCTCAGAGAATTTGAAGAAGCGACGAATCTTAAAGTCCAAGAGACGGGATTTTGGtaggtcgaaaataattaacacgtaTAACTTAGatgaataatgtaatattacttttttttgtaggttggAAGAATCAGGCTTTTTGGGAGCAAGTCCTGATGGATTAGTGGAAGAAGATGGGATTCTCGAAATTAAATGCCCATATAAATATAGGGACACTGACAGTTTGTCTGAAGCCCtgaaggataaaaaatatttttattggagggatgaaaatgaggacattaatcttaacagcaatcacaattattaccaCCAAGTACAGGGGCAAATGCACATCACTGGTCGAAGTATCTGCTACTTTGTCGTGTGGACACCAAAGTGCACAGagatatttcaaattgaaaaagatccGGGGTGGTCagaaaatatcaatattttaaaagaattttatcttgaccaatatatttcctttatttcacaataataaactgtatataaatagatggtttttattttacattattttaatcatcacaatcctgaaacaattctgctacctctttaattaatggaaattggAGGTTTGTTAAAGCGGCAGTcgctttaaaaacaatatctcCATAGTGGCACAAAGActctggcaaaaaatttaaaatatgataacattttaatcggCGTATTGCCCTTTCGACGTGTATTCTTGCACGTGCAATATTTTCGGTACACTTAACTTGCTCTGGTGTAAATTggacatttgataaaaaaggtGGAATATTCAAAGTGACCCCTGGTGGCAGAATATTTTGGATCAAAAATCCCTTATCGGCTAAAATCATATCTCCAGTTTTTAACATGTCGATTAttccacaatttaaaacaactttttgatCAGAAGTTGATCCCACGTATAAATCACTTACAAATGTGATGACACCATTGGGTGCAACTCCAATTAGCCCTTTGAAAGTATTATGATGTTTGTAAGTACTATAtgttaatttctgtgttgACATAGACTTACGTGATACCACAGTGAAAATTTCGGTACAATCTAGAACTGCTctacaattagtaaaattgctaaaacatgttggcaagcaagatttatttttttcgcgcGAAGGCATTGTCGTCATAAactgtttatataaaatttcatatattacatggacaaatgttaaaataatattagaaaCTGTGCTTTGGGCAACCCCAAAGCGTTGCGCCAAATCAAGTTGAGGGAAATTGAGTCGTAATTTTACTAGGGTTAAAAAGAGTTGGTCAATTCTAGTTAACTTTTGGACTGTCCATTTgtggtaatattttatgtcCAACTTTTCGATTAAGTGAAACAATGCTTCGAAAATCTGGCTATTGGGAAGACCGGTATATAAAACAATGAGTTTGTCATTTCCTTGAACATTTTCATAGCAAAATCGTACTGTcagatattgtatttttgctttaagttcagcattttcctttttgagaaaatacatTTCTGCTTCAAGAGCCGCATGTGACACCAAGGGTGCTTGCACACCCATAGATTCTAACGGAGCATCTTGAATTATATCTGCTGGTGCTGCAACTACGGCTGTAGACGTCGATGGCACTTCCTCTAAATTCATTGTCGATGGTACTGTTTCTTCCGGTATATCAACACTATTCAAATGatcaaattgtaaatcaatttaaaactaggattcactttttaccttaatgATTCAGCGGAACTAGAACAAGAAGGGAGTCcttgttttttcatcttttttttttctggagattccacttgaaaataggctctttttgcgatattgtgcaaaaataattcaggacCATTTTCCTTTCTTCCATCCCGAAAATGGCAGCTGCAAACGTAGGCTCCTGGTCCGGGTTCTACATCTCttctacatttaacaatgaaacaagcaattaaaaattaatatcaaaacatctattaaaaattacctcaacaattttttccatagtGCTCGTTCTTTTCCCGACttaggaaaactaaaaaaatggcatttatcGCGAGTACTATAGTGTTTGCAATCTGGAGCCCAACACATTCCCATAGTTGTGATGTAAAAACCTACTACACATGAACTATCAAAGTAtcgcaacaaaatattattcacaaATCATACCTAATGATGTACCACAAAAATGAGATAATGTCTtggaaaaacagaattttaaaaattcaagaacaCGAAGATATGGAGAACGATCGGAAAAAACACGATAACAAAAGACACTCACGAAAGAAGCACAGAACTCACAACCCGTACTACTTTCAACCATGTATGTGCCTGAACCCTCTACCCTCGTATACCTGCTATTCATCCCTCGTGATGGGGGAGGGGGACAGAAAACAACCCGTTTATTGGGGTTGCGCCGGTTGCACCCCATGAATTCGTCATTCAGAAGAAATCCAATGTCATTAGTGTGGCAAACCATTTTTCCCTCAGTTTTAAAAGgccacataataatttacatcaatatgatgtccaaattaagaaaaactgaattttgaagtttgaaaaaagttaggttagaaaaggatttatgtgttcaacttacagaaatattagctcagttgctaaaatctttaagaaacgacattgcatttttcatagctatcatttctctgtaaaagtaatgttcctacacttctagcattaaagaaatacgaaaaacttttaaatgccCATAAGAAAAGCATTGAAAATGGCGATTGTTTAGCTTTAAGGTGCTGACCTACCTCAAATGTCTACGTCACACTGATAGCGCGTATTGCTGTTTGAATATTTAGATTAGTCTGATGGAATAATTTGATTTCGGAAAAGTTTCAGACGAGTTTTTGTCTCTGCCAAGCATTTATGTTCACATTATTGCCACTTAAAACTTGGAAGAAGTGTGAAAAACACCACTGACTGTTGATTTAACATTTCTTTCcacaagtttttaaataattcacaCTTTCGCTTAGTCGCACATATCGATTCCGTTCTATAAAAGAACTCCAAAACAGGATTATCGTCCAATTTGACCCGATATACCAAGCAGGaaaacaagtaaaatttttatggcGGCTCGAAACGTGCTTACTTCTGTCATTTTGTCGAGATTTCAGTCGAAGTCAGATAAAGGCCACCTCAAAACGTGATCTGTCCCAAGACTTTCAAATAAAGGAAAGGCTCAGTAATGACACTCTAAACCAAATAACTAAAGAAGGGTTTCTCATTAATTCCAATGACACATAAAGAATCAAAATACGAAAATAAAAGGTTGTTTTGCCTAAATGACACattcaaactaaaaaatattcaccTAAAAATTTGTACACTTCTCCAATTAATCCGGGATTTCCTGCTCACagaaaacgtttttaaaatataccgGAAGTGGGTCTTAACTTCCAATTTGGATGAAAAGCTACGTCTTTTATTGCGCTTTTCAACAGTATTTAgctgtttttgaaataattattgtctttaaatattttacaaacgcATTCGTAAGTAAAAAGAAATAACAAACCCCAAAAATATCCATTTTTCTCATTGAAATAatactcaaaatttttattcattacaTAGAGAGGAATTTAATTATTCTGTGTTAGTCTGTGTTAACATTCCCTAAACCTAGACCAGTTTCATTTTCACTACATTCACCCCCTAGCGTAATTCGCCCGTTTAAAGAGCAACTTACGCTCAGATTATCGCCCAAATTATATTAGAAAATGAAACCAgttcatgttttttttgttgacatTGAGAGATATTCAttagcaataaaaaattggggaattaaaatttttcatacctaaatttagtgtatttatTGTATTAACGAAAgcgtttataaaaaatgcgaatTAAACTTATCGTTTATTCAATGAGAATTATTTCcttttcattttgaaaatttgatttacAGGTAAGTACTGTAACACATTTAAATATGTCCTTAAATTATGAGAATAGTGAGGGATTTACGTTTCAAAATACAAACTGAACCAAATGTAACGCATAAAACGCATGTCTTTATTATGAGTTCATCTCATTATAGAGACAATAAAGTATGCTgaaaaagttattgataatCTTATTTTCCTGTTCTCTCTGTTACTGTATAATAGGGTGATTGCGAGGACAATTGTTTCttgcttttataatttttgaatttttaatttaatttttgtattttaccaAAAAGATAAAGATGTATAATTGCTTGTTCTAAAATAGTGAAATATCTTgctatttttgtaagattGTTACTCTCCATTGTCCTGgacttatttcatttatagttttataattttgatcgTTTGGCTGAAACTTTGCAGCTGAAGTTATTTAGAAAAGCTGTTTTCGGGCAGAGCAAAGCAAAACATCGGTTGTTTCGGATGATTTAACACAGCTATAGGTTCGATCGCGTACCGAGGATAATAAAGGGGAAGCCACTAGGTAAGTTGGACGTTTCCGGTCAAATGATCCATTCGAGCTGTTGGAATTCGCTTAAGCGTCCACATTCCTAGCTGtcagtaattaattattggcACTGTATCTAATTGAGAGCAACATTTTAGCAAGACGTGTAATGTATGTAGCACATTGGATTCTCGGCGTTTCTGGTAATTGAAGTCCGCTGCACGTTGTGGCATTATACTATAAATTTTGCGTAGTGAATTTTAACTTGAAGCTGTTTTTCGATCAGTTGACGGCAATGACCTGTCGTTGAAAATGTCATCCACGTTCCGACTGGGGCGTTGTTTGCCACCACACTTATCTTTCCCCCAATTCTTgtcgaaataaattgtgtttgtGTTATAACAAATCTAAACATGATTTATCTTCATCGACCCAAATTGATTTGTAATGTTGGTATTGTTTGATACGGCAACGGGTTGCTTGCCGTGAAATTGTACACCGCAGCGTCCCTCATCAACTGCACTGTTTTCTTGGCGCTATAAATTCCCTGATTAATGTGGGAAACGTCTCCGGGTATTTACAAAGGAGGCGCAGCCGAGGCCGCCTAACGATTTTGGCGCTATATTAAACTTGAAACTTCTCAACCAGACGGTTTCGAGAGATAGGAAACGGTCTATAGAGAATATAGAGATCTTCCAGGTCGACATCGCTACGCTAACTGTTCGAGTACACACTTCGTTGACTGTATAAAGTCGCACTCCATCTCCGAACACAATGAACTACTCAACTGTTTCTAAGCCACCAGACCATTATTTATACCAAGAACAATTGCTGTGTTGGTATTTATGGCGACGCTTTAATTGTGAACACACAACGTCCCGTGTAACACGCGATAAAGTTATTTGAATATCAAAACACTAGGTTATAAGCGGTTACCGACAAAGTCCACTGCAGCGTGAATGCTGTATTGTTCAGATGTATTGTCGATATGCTACAAACTCAGATAATCCTTCTGGTCGAAGGGAATTTCGCCTAAGCTGGAAGGGGCTGTCACAAACGAC
Proteins encoded:
- the LOC135265968 gene encoding uncharacterized protein LOC135265968 isoform X1 — translated: MAEKHIVKFHFIAKFFGDGNRFLVRGENAFTSGHVTKFRFDGTVQPMRISAEVLPSMKKLNYTVEISYDLEEGVKTAHCTCPRGNVACHHMAAALYYAHYNVSATDIECQWSAPSKTTPQTEVIKLADVYKPKLSNYTALSRSSTEDEIIQFRAEIGVTNVVGFTWLLRPEASEEARKIIADIEEILQSLEYVQAIDKQKFLLEKCRIDEARIKLVEACTRGQHVNENWHVARKHRLTASRFGMVLSACSRRRFPPSLFKNLAEGYSLDRVAAVQWGKTHEKTALREFEEATNLKVQETGFWLEESGFLGASPDGLVEEDGILEIKCPYKYRDTDSLSEALKDKKYFYWRDENEDINLNSNHNYYHQVQGQMHITGRSICYFVVWTPKCTEIFQIEKDPGWSENINILKEFYLDQYISFISQ
- the LOC135265968 gene encoding uncharacterized protein LOC135265968 isoform X2, giving the protein MRISAEVLPSMKKLNYTVEISYDLEEGVKTAHCTCPRGNVACHHMAAALYYAHYNVSATDIECQWSAPSKTTPQTEVIKLADVYKPKLSNYTALSRSSTEDEIIQFRAEIGVTNVVGFTWLLRPEASEEARKIIADIEEILQSLEYVQAIDKQKFLLEKCRIDEARIKLVEACTRGQHVNENWHVARKHRLTASRFGMVLSACSRRRFPPSLFKNLAEGYSLDRVAAVQWGKTHEKTALREFEEATNLKVQETGFWLEESGFLGASPDGLVEEDGILEIKCPYKYRDTDSLSEALKDKKYFYWRDENEDINLNSNHNYYHQVQGQMHITGRSICYFVVWTPKCTEIFQIEKDPGWSENINILKEFYLDQYISFISQ
- the LOC135265273 gene encoding uncharacterized protein LOC135265273, with the protein product MWPFKTEGKMVCHTNDIGFLLNDEFMGCNRRNPNKRVVFCPPPPSRGMNSRYTRVEGSGTYMVESSTGCEFCASFVSVFCYRVFSDRSPYLRVLEFLKFCFSKTLSHFCGTSLVGFYITTMGMCWAPDCKHYSTRDKCHFFSFPKSGKERALWKKLLRRDVEPGPGAYVCSCHFRDGRKENGPELFLHNIAKRAYFQVESPEKKKMKKQGLPSCSSSAESLSVDIPEETVPSTMNLEEVPSTSTAVVAAPADIIQDAPLESMGVQAPLVSHAALEAEMYFLKKENAELKAKIQYLTVRFCYENVQGNDKLIVLYTGLPNSQIFEALFHLIEKLDIKYYHKWTVQKLTRIDQLFLTLVKLRLNFPQLDLAQRFGVAQSTVSNIILTFVHVIYEILYKQFMTTMPSREKNKSCLPTCFSNFTNCRAVLDCTEIFTVVSRLIGVAPNGVITFVSDLYVGSTSDQKVVLNCGIIDMLKTGDMILADKGFLIQNILPPGVTLNIPPFLSNVQFTPEQVKCTENIARARIHVERAIRRLKCYHILNFLPESLCHYGDIVFKATAALTNLQFPLIKEVAELFQDCDD